One Aquamicrobium sp. genomic region harbors:
- a CDS encoding FkbM family methyltransferase, with the protein MFVSYAQNFEDVILWRALRHVEGGFYIDVGAQDPLTDSVSRGLYEQGWRGVHVEANAHYAEKLRQDRPDEEVIEVAVDREPGEIVFFEFADMGLSTGDPEIARRHEGEGRECREVKVKSTSLAAILDRYADRTIHWLKIDVEGMEEAVLDGWPPSGVRPWIVVIESTLPLTQEPSHDEWEPKLLALGYEFVYFDGLNRFYVSEDHPDLKDAFGVGPNIFDGFKLAGSSDFVLQDTEAAVERDVRIALEEQFAEVQTARTDLENDLASERERSAALEQQVVAQEEMALEREQRIALEQRINALMVSRSWRITAPARKAVETARWFKGGVHAWLTLKPGSRPRRTARRLATGLARRILARPRLSRQARRIIGVLPLSVEARLRSLVMGGGATTSARSKVVFSGTEASELSSRAREIHALILTGQNNRKPN; encoded by the coding sequence ATGTTTGTTTCCTACGCCCAGAATTTTGAGGACGTCATCTTGTGGCGTGCGCTGAGGCACGTTGAAGGCGGATTTTATATCGACGTCGGCGCCCAGGACCCGCTCACGGATTCGGTCAGCCGCGGGCTTTACGAGCAGGGCTGGCGTGGCGTGCATGTCGAGGCGAACGCCCATTACGCGGAGAAACTGCGTCAGGATCGGCCAGACGAAGAGGTCATAGAGGTCGCTGTCGATCGCGAGCCGGGCGAGATCGTGTTCTTCGAATTCGCCGACATGGGCTTGAGCACCGGGGATCCCGAGATCGCCCGCAGGCATGAGGGCGAAGGGCGTGAATGCAGGGAAGTGAAGGTCAAGAGCACATCCCTTGCCGCCATTCTCGACCGATACGCGGATCGCACTATCCACTGGCTCAAGATCGACGTTGAAGGCATGGAAGAAGCTGTCCTCGATGGCTGGCCTCCCTCCGGTGTGAGGCCTTGGATCGTGGTCATTGAAAGCACTCTACCCCTTACGCAGGAACCCTCCCACGATGAATGGGAGCCAAAGTTGCTCGCGCTCGGTTACGAGTTCGTCTATTTCGACGGATTGAACAGGTTTTATGTCAGCGAAGACCATCCCGATCTCAAGGATGCGTTCGGTGTCGGGCCCAACATTTTCGATGGGTTCAAGCTGGCAGGTTCGTCTGATTTCGTCCTTCAGGATACCGAGGCAGCAGTCGAACGCGATGTCCGTATTGCCCTCGAAGAACAATTCGCCGAGGTGCAGACGGCCCGGACAGATCTCGAGAACGACCTGGCCAGTGAACGGGAAAGGAGTGCCGCGCTCGAGCAGCAGGTGGTCGCGCAAGAGGAAATGGCTCTCGAACGGGAACAGCGCATCGCATTGGAGCAGCGGATTAACGCTCTCATGGTATCGCGTTCCTGGCGGATCACCGCCCCGGCACGAAAAGCAGTGGAAACTGCGCGCTGGTTCAAGGGGGGCGTCCATGCCTGGCTAACGCTCAAGCCGGGCTCGCGTCCTCGCCGCACGGCGCGGCGGCTGGCGACCGGGCTTGCCCGTCGTATTCTCGCGCGCCCCCGACTTTCGCGTCAGGCCAGGCGAATCATTGGCGTCCTTCCGCTTTCAGTCGAAGCAAGATTGCGATCGCTGGTCATGGGGGGTGGAGCGACGACCTCGGCGCGGTCGAAGGTGGTCTTTTCTGGAACAGAGGCGTCGGAGCTTTCGTCGCGCGCCCGGGAGATACATGCGCTGATCCTTACGGGGCAAAACAATCGGAAGCCAAATTAA